ACTCACCCGACGCCCCCGTCAGCCGCGCCGCCGTCTGCCACATCTCGCCCATATACCCGCCCTTGAACCCAAACGGCCGGATCAGGGCCTCTCGCTCGAAATTGCAGCTCGTACGCTCGACGGTAATACGCATGCTCCGCTCGCTTTCCAGCCGCAGCCGCCTTGAAAGCCCCAGCCTCTCAGGTCGCTGCGCAACGCTTGACCATCAGGTAATACTCAAGCCCGTCCGCGGCATCGGTCAACTCGCCCGTCCTCTCAAAACCGAACGACCCGTACAGGCGATTCGCCGCGACGTTGTCCTTGAGCACCCGCAGATCGATACTCCGAAGCGCCAGGTCCCGCTCCGACCCCTCCATCAGCGCACCCATCAGACGCCTGCCCCATCCTCTGCCCAGAAGCGACTGATGGACCCCGATGCCGAAATGGGCCTCCTGCGACCGCACCCTCGAAAGAAAGGCGTGGCCGAAGATCTCGTCCGCCGCATCGGCGATCACAAACGCGTATTCGTCACCCTCAGCCAACCGCTTGAACGGCCCATCGCGCAACGCCGCCTCGGTCACGTCATACCCGTACGGCCGATACGCCCGAACCACCAGCGGACTCAGGCTTCGGTAAAACCGCAGCAGCGCCGGCAGATCGTCCATCGTCAGCCGCCGAACGATCGGTTCGCCTTCAGGCCGCCTCTCGTCACCGGGATCGCTCAGATCACACCCTCCTCGCCGATCCGACGGTCGTCAAAAAAGTTGTCCCGAAGGATGCTCGGCTGCGACGCCTCGATGATCAAAGCCGGTTCCAACGCGATAAACGTGTGCCGCTTCCCCGGCGGCATGACCAGCAGGTCGCCCGGCCCCATGATCGTCGGCTCATCCTCGACACGCATCTCGATCCGCCCCTTGAGAACGTAGAACGTCTCGTGCTTCATCGCGTGCTTGTGGCACGGACAACGCTGCCCCTCAAAAAGAAACAGAAACTTGCCACAGTACCCTCGTTCCGTTTCGTTGGCGATCCAATACTCGATCAACCCGATCTTCGCAAACTCGCCGATCCCGAAGTGAAGCACCAGCGGCGTTACATCGGGCATCCTGATATGCCAGCCGTCCATGCAGGCCCGGCAACCGGCCAGGGCCTCATCGCGGGCCGAACCGACAAGTTCCACCGAGTCATACCTACCCATTCTGCTGCTCCTGAAG
The Phycisphaerae bacterium DNA segment above includes these coding regions:
- a CDS encoding GNAT family N-acetyltransferase, with the translated sequence MDDLPALLRFYRSLSPLVVRAYRPYGYDVTEAALRDGPFKRLAEGDEYAFVIADAADEIFGHAFLSRVRSQEAHFGIGVHQSLLGRGWGRRLMGALMEGSERDLALRSIDLRVLKDNVAANRLYGSFGFERTGELTDAADGLEYYLMVKRCAAT
- a CDS encoding cupin domain-containing protein, producing the protein MGRYDSVELVGSARDEALAGCRACMDGWHIRMPDVTPLVLHFGIGEFAKIGLIEYWIANETERGYCGKFLFLFEGQRCPCHKHAMKHETFYVLKGRIEMRVEDEPTIMGPGDLLVMPPGKRHTFIALEPALIIEASQPSILRDNFFDDRRIGEEGVI